In the Theobroma cacao cultivar B97-61/B2 chromosome 1, Criollo_cocoa_genome_V2, whole genome shotgun sequence genome, one interval contains:
- the LOC18610602 gene encoding subtilisin-like protease SBT1.6, which produces MAPARSRRSFTAHLFLWVFLAQSHICFSAKVYVVYMGSTNGEDPDDILSLHHQMLTVVHGGSIEKAQASHVYSYKHGFKGFAAKLTDRQASKIAKLSGVVSVFPNLKRRLHTTHSWDFIGLVGDEITEIPGYSTRNQVNVIVGFIDTGIWPESPSFSDANMPPVPDQWKGQCQSGEAFNASSCNRKVIGARYYMSGYEAEGVSENTLLFRSPRDSSGHGSHTASTAVGRYVKNMNYSGLAAGGARGGAPVARVAVYKTCWDSGCYDVDLLAAFDDAIRDGVHILSLSLGPDAPQGDYFNDAISVGSFHAASHGILVVASVGNEGSQGSATNVAPWVITVAASSTDREFTSDIVLGDGTNFTGESLSLTEMNASARIISASEAYAGYFTPYQSSYCLESSLNITRVRGKVLVCRHAEGSSESKLAKSEVVKEAGGVGMILIDEADKDVAVPFVIPAAIVGRITGDKIISYVNQTRDATSRIFNARTVLGSHPAPRVAAFSSKGPNALTPEILKPDITAPGLNILAAWSPAIGKMQFNVLSGTSMACPHVTGIATLVKAVHPSWSPSAIKSALMTTATILDKKRKPITVDPEGGRANAFDYGSGFVNPRKVLDPGLIYDVQPKEYRAFLCSIGYDEKSLHLITRDNSTCKETLRTASDLNYPSITVVNLRDRTSVIRTVTNVGKPKSTYKAVVSSPIGINITVVPKRLIFHSYGQKISFTVHFEVAGPRKGYAFGFLTWRNRKLRVTSPLVVGLAPSDMGLMR; this is translated from the exons ATGGCTCCCGCCAGGAGTCGTAGGAGTTTCACCGCTCATCTGTTCCTCTGGGTTTTTCTTGCACAAAGTCATATTTGCTTTTCTGCCAAG GTGTATGTGGTATATATGGGAAGTACAAATGGTGAGGACCCCGATGACATTCTCAGCCTCCACCACCAAATGCTCACTGTTGTTCACGGTGGAAG CATCGAGAAAGCGCAGGCATCTCACGTCTACAGTTACAAACACGGTTTCAAGGGCTTTGCTGCCAAATTGACGGACCGCCAGGCTTCAAAGATAGCTA aACTGTCCGGCGTGGTCTCTGTGTTcccaaatttgaaaagaagGCTACACACAACTCACTCATGGGATTTCATCGGCCTTGTTGGCGACGAAATAACGGAGATTCCTGGATATTCAACCAGGAACCAAGTCAATGTTATCGTTGGTTTTATTGATACAG GAATTTGGCCTGAATCCCCAAGTTTTAGTGATGCCAACATGCCTCCCGTGCCAGATCAATGGAAGGGGCAATGCCAGTCAGGTGAAGCATTCAATGCTTCATCTTGCAACAG GAAAGTCATTGGAGCAAGATACTATATGAGCGGCTATGAAGCTGAAGGAGTTTCAGAAAATACACTGTTGTTCAGATCTCCTAGGGATAGTTCTGGTCATGGCAGCCATACAGCCTCTACAGCCGTTGGTCGCTATGTGAAAAACATGAATTATAGTGGGTTGGCTGCGGGAGGGGCTAGAGGAGGTGCCCCAGTCGCCAGAGTGGCAGTGTACAAGACATGTTGGGACTCTGGATGCTATGATGTTGACTTACTAGCTGCCTTTGATGATGCAATTAGAGATGGGGTGCACATTTTGTCCCTGTCTCTGGGCCCTGATGCTCCTCAGGGAGATTATTTCAATGATGCCATCTCTGTGGGGTCTTTCCATGCTGCTAGCCATGGAATTTTGGTTGTTGCTTCAGTTGGGAATGAAGGAAGTCAAGGTTCTGCCACAAACGTTGCCCCATGGGTGATCACTGTTGCTGCTAGTTCAACAGATAGAGAGTTCACATCTGATATTGTTCTAGGAGATGGTACTAACTTTACG GGGGAAAGCCTCAGTCTCACTGAAATGAATGCCTCTGCAAGGATCATCTCTGCCTCTGAAGCCTATGCAGGATACTTTACCCCTTATCAATCCAG CTATTGTCTAGAGAGCTCCTTGAATATTACCAGAGTCAGAGGGAAAGTTTTGGTCTGTCGACATGCTGAGGGTTCATCAGAGTCAAAATTGGCTAAGAGCGAGGTAGTGAAAGAAGCTGGTGGAGTTGGGATGATCCTCATTGATGAGGCAGATAAGGATGTTGCCGTCCCTTTTGTTATTCCTGCAGCTATAGTTGGAAGAATTACAGGAGACAAGATTATTTCCTACGTTAATCAGACACG TGATGCAACCTCTAGAATTTTCAACGCAAGGACTGTTTTGGGATCTCATCCCGCACCCCGAGTTGCAGCATTTTCTTCGAAGGGTCCCAATGCTCTGACTCCAGAAATTTTAAAG CCTGATATCACAGCCCCTGGACTTAACATCCTGGCAGCCTGGTCACCGGCAATTGGAAAAATGCAATTTAACGTCCTCTCTGGAACTTCCATGGCTTGCCCACATGTAACAGGAATTGCAACCTTGGTCAAAGCAGTTCATCCTTCATGGTCTCCATCTGCTATCAAATCTGCATTAATGACAACAG CTACCATCCTAGATAAGAAACGCAAGCCCATCACAGTGGATCCTGAGGGAGGGAGGGCAAATGCATTTGATTATGGGTCTGGCTTTGTGAACCCCAGAAAAGTGCTTGATCCTGGTCTCATCTACGATGTGCAGCCAAAAGAGTATAGAGCATTTCTCTGTTCTATTGGTTACGACGAGAAATCCCTCCACTTGATTACAAGAGACAACAGCACATGTAAGGAGACACTGAGAACAGCTTCTGACCTGAATTATCCCTCTATCACGGTGGTTAATCTTAGAGACAGAACATCAGTGATCCGAACGGTGACAAATGTAGGGAAACCAAAAAGTACCTATAAAGCTGTAGTGTCTTCTCCTATTGGCATCAATATAACTGTAGTGCCAAAGCGTTTAATCTTTCACAGCTATGGACAAAAGATAAGTTTCACCGTGCATTTTGAAGTAGCCGGTCCAAGGAAGGGTTATGCATTTGGGTTTTTGACGTGGAGAAACAGAAAGTTACGGGTTACAAGCCCTCTAGTTGTCGGACTAGCACCTTCTGACATGGGGTTGATGAGATAA